A single window of Rubripirellula lacrimiformis DNA harbors:
- a CDS encoding sugar phosphate isomerase/epimerase family protein, which produces MSPIRSRRDFLAAASATAAASMFVSADSASADQKQGQATSDSQDVKPPVAPIGVFTKPLNSISFDEMADVLAEAGFDGIEAPVRPGGNVEPEKVEDDLPRLVEALDKRGLKVLLITTDIRDASDPLTKRVLRTAATLGIQRYRMEYLKYDLNQNIADQIQQWRPGLQDLAALNHSYGIQGLYQNHAGKNYFGAPIWDLHLGLQGIAKSDLGVAYDIRHGIAEGGMSWPVALELIRPHIGAMYIKDFKWDGNRLINVPLGEGRVGKEAIQAMKLGEFDGPISLHEEYLDHRKPELVPDHLKAMKTDLQTLKQWI; this is translated from the coding sequence ATGTCTCCCATCCGTTCTCGCCGTGATTTTCTTGCCGCCGCGTCCGCCACTGCCGCCGCATCAATGTTCGTCTCTGCAGATTCCGCGTCCGCGGACCAGAAGCAAGGTCAAGCGACAAGCGATAGTCAGGACGTCAAACCACCCGTGGCGCCGATCGGCGTGTTCACCAAGCCACTGAATTCGATCTCGTTTGATGAAATGGCCGACGTGTTGGCCGAAGCCGGTTTCGATGGCATTGAAGCACCGGTGCGACCGGGCGGAAATGTCGAGCCAGAGAAGGTCGAAGATGATCTGCCCCGCTTGGTCGAGGCGTTGGACAAACGCGGACTGAAGGTGTTGTTGATCACCACCGACATTCGGGACGCAAGCGATCCGTTGACCAAGCGTGTGTTGCGGACGGCGGCGACGCTCGGCATCCAACGCTATCGGATGGAGTACCTGAAGTACGATCTGAACCAGAACATCGCTGATCAAATCCAACAGTGGCGGCCGGGCCTGCAAGATTTGGCGGCCCTGAACCATAGCTACGGCATCCAGGGGCTGTACCAGAACCACGCGGGCAAGAATTACTTTGGCGCACCGATCTGGGATTTGCACCTTGGGCTGCAAGGGATCGCAAAATCCGACCTCGGCGTGGCCTATGACATTCGGCACGGGATCGCCGAAGGCGGGATGTCATGGCCCGTGGCTTTGGAACTGATCCGGCCACACATCGGCGCGATGTACATCAAAGATTTCAAGTGGGATGGCAATCGGTTGATCAACGTCCCGTTGGGCGAAGGTCGCGTCGGCAAAGAAGCGATCCAGGCGATGAAGCTAGGTGAGTTCGATGGACCGATCTCGTTGCATGAAGAGTACTTGGACCATCGCAAGCCGGAACTTGTCCCCGACCACTTGAAGGCGATGAAGACCGACCTGCAGACGCTGAAACAGTGGATCTAG